In a single window of the Delftia tsuruhatensis genome:
- a CDS encoding KdsC family phosphatase has product MARLPLTAVQTWDAQLLLRAQDVRVAFFDVDGVLTDGGLLFSGEGEVLKRFNTLDGHGLKLLQKAGITPAVVTGRDSPALRLRLQNLGVTHARFGTEDKVPAAEAILGELGLQWHQAAAMGDDWPDLPVMRRSAFACAPANAHDEVLAVADWVTPRNGGEGAVRQLCDLLLAARGAYAGLLADYAS; this is encoded by the coding sequence ATGGCGCGACTTCCACTGACTGCCGTGCAGACCTGGGACGCGCAACTGCTGCTGCGGGCGCAGGACGTGCGGGTGGCGTTCTTCGACGTTGATGGCGTGCTGACCGATGGCGGGCTGTTGTTTTCCGGAGAAGGCGAAGTGCTCAAGCGCTTCAACACGCTGGACGGCCACGGCCTGAAGCTGCTGCAAAAGGCCGGCATCACGCCTGCCGTGGTGACGGGGCGCGACTCACCGGCGCTGCGCCTGCGGCTGCAAAACCTCGGCGTCACGCATGCGCGCTTCGGCACGGAGGACAAGGTGCCGGCGGCCGAGGCCATCCTGGGCGAACTGGGCCTTCAGTGGCACCAGGCCGCGGCCATGGGCGACGACTGGCCCGACCTGCCCGTGATGCGGCGCTCGGCCTTTGCCTGCGCGCCGGCCAATGCCCATGACGAGGTGCTGGCCGTGGCCGACTGGGTCACGCCACGCAATGGTGGCGAAGGCGCGGTGCGGCAGCTGTGCGACCTGTTGCTGGCCGCGCGCGGGGCCTATGCCGGGCTGCTGGCGGACTACGCATCATGA
- the lptC gene encoding LPS export ABC transporter periplasmic protein LptC, giving the protein MTQAWRRVGDRFSLYLPVLLMGLLALGTWWLVRNAPQPLASGTEKAVAHEPDYFMKDFSIKSFDATGRLKSQIEGSMGRHYPDTDTLEIDDVRMFAVSPEGRITRGSARRALSNADGSEVQMFGNAVVTREPFVAAGKQPQPQLRFEGEFLQAWPNEERVSSNQPVVLTRGKDRFTADSMQYSNLDLVMKLQGRVRGTLQPSRTR; this is encoded by the coding sequence ATGACCCAGGCATGGCGCCGCGTCGGTGACCGGTTTTCCCTGTACCTGCCCGTGCTGCTGATGGGCCTGCTGGCCCTGGGCACCTGGTGGCTGGTGCGCAATGCGCCCCAGCCCCTGGCCAGCGGCACCGAAAAAGCCGTGGCGCACGAGCCCGACTATTTCATGAAGGACTTCTCGATCAAGAGCTTCGACGCCACGGGTCGCCTGAAGAGCCAGATCGAGGGCAGCATGGGCCGCCACTATCCCGATACCGACACGCTGGAGATCGACGACGTGCGAATGTTCGCGGTCTCTCCGGAAGGCCGCATCACGCGCGGCAGCGCCAGGCGTGCCCTGAGCAATGCCGATGGCTCCGAAGTGCAGATGTTCGGCAATGCCGTCGTCACGCGCGAGCCCTTCGTGGCGGCGGGCAAGCAGCCCCAGCCCCAACTGCGGTTCGAGGGCGAATTCCTGCAGGCCTGGCCCAACGAGGAGCGGGTCAGCTCGAACCAGCCCGTGGTGCTGACGCGCGGCAAGGACCGCTTCACCGCCGACAGCATGCAATACAGCAACCTGGACCTGGTGATGAAGCTGCAGGGCCGGGTACGTGGGACGCTGCAGCCGTCCAGGACCCGATAG
- a CDS encoding adenine phosphoribosyltransferase, which produces MHTTTSVNDYLRAHIRTVADWPAPGVQFRDITPLLQDPQVFRVMTDAFVHRYMQRGLRPDVVAGLDARGFILGAVVAHELGVGFVPIRKKGKLPFTTVEETYELEYGSATVELHTDAVKAGDRVLLIDDLIATGGTMMAGKRLLEKLGASVIEGAAIVDLPELGGSALLRDSGLPLFTLVDFAGH; this is translated from the coding sequence ATGCACACCACCACCAGCGTCAACGACTATCTGCGCGCCCACATCCGCACCGTTGCCGACTGGCCGGCGCCCGGCGTGCAGTTCCGCGACATCACGCCCCTGCTGCAAGACCCCCAGGTCTTTCGCGTCATGACCGATGCCTTCGTGCACCGCTACATGCAGCGCGGCCTGCGCCCCGACGTGGTGGCCGGGCTGGACGCGCGCGGCTTCATCCTGGGCGCCGTGGTGGCCCATGAGCTGGGCGTGGGTTTCGTGCCCATCCGCAAGAAGGGCAAACTGCCGTTCACGACCGTGGAGGAGACCTACGAGCTGGAATACGGCAGCGCCACCGTGGAGCTGCACACCGATGCGGTCAAGGCCGGCGACCGCGTTCTCCTGATCGACGACCTGATCGCCACGGGAGGCACCATGATGGCCGGCAAGCGGCTGCTGGAAAAGCTCGGGGCCAGCGTGATCGAGGGGGCGGCCATCGTGGACCTGCCCGAACTGGGCGGCTCGGCCCTTCTTCGCGACAGCGGCTTGCCGCTGTTCACGCTGGTGGACTTCGCGGGCCACTGA
- a CDS encoding KpsF/GutQ family sugar-phosphate isomerase, producing the protein MNSDAATLDAQGAPRALRLARDTLGIEAEALHAMSQRLDGVFGEVVERILRLSGRVVVMGMGKSGHVGRKVAATLASTGTPAFFVHPAEASHGDLGMVTGIDLVLALSNSGEADELAALLPAIKRQGIPLVAMTGGAQSTLARHADWVLDTRVEREACPLNLAPTASTTAQMAMGDALAVALLDARGFGAEDFARSHPGGALGRKLLTHVRDVMRSGSELPQVGTGAGFVELMREMSTKGLGCSAIVDAAGVLQGIFTDGDLRRRVEAGMDLRALRAGDVMHKGPRTIAEDALAVDAARMMEEHGITAVLVTDAQQRLRGVVHIRDLMRAKVI; encoded by the coding sequence ATGAATTCTGATGCTGCCACCCTGGATGCGCAGGGCGCGCCACGCGCCCTGCGCCTGGCCCGTGACACCCTGGGTATCGAGGCCGAAGCCCTCCACGCCATGTCGCAGCGCCTGGACGGCGTCTTCGGCGAGGTGGTGGAGCGCATTTTGCGGCTGTCCGGCCGCGTCGTCGTGATGGGCATGGGCAAGAGCGGCCATGTCGGTCGCAAGGTGGCCGCCACGCTGGCTTCCACGGGCACGCCCGCCTTCTTCGTGCACCCGGCGGAGGCCAGCCACGGCGATCTGGGCATGGTGACCGGCATCGATCTGGTGCTGGCGCTGTCCAACAGCGGCGAGGCTGATGAGCTCGCCGCGCTGCTGCCCGCCATCAAGCGCCAGGGCATACCGCTGGTGGCCATGACCGGCGGCGCGCAATCGACCTTGGCTCGCCATGCCGACTGGGTGCTGGATACCCGCGTGGAGCGCGAGGCCTGTCCGCTGAACCTGGCGCCCACGGCCAGCACCACGGCGCAGATGGCCATGGGCGATGCGCTGGCCGTGGCCCTGCTCGATGCGCGTGGCTTCGGTGCCGAGGATTTCGCACGCTCCCATCCGGGCGGTGCGCTGGGCCGCAAGCTGCTGACCCATGTGCGCGACGTGATGCGCAGTGGCAGCGAGCTGCCGCAGGTCGGCACCGGGGCCGGATTCGTCGAGCTGATGCGCGAGATGAGCACCAAGGGCCTGGGCTGTTCGGCCATCGTCGATGCGGCCGGCGTGCTCCAGGGCATCTTCACCGACGGCGATCTGCGCCGCCGCGTGGAGGCCGGCATGGACCTGCGTGCGCTGCGGGCCGGCGATGTCATGCACAAGGGCCCCCGCACCATCGCCGAAGACGCGCTGGCCGTCGATGCCGCCCGCATGATGGAGGAGCATGGCATCACCGCCGTGCTGGTGACCGATGCGCAGCAACGGCTGCGCGGCGTGGTCCATATCCGCGACCTCATGCGCGCCAAGGTGATCTGA
- a CDS encoding TMEM165/GDT1 family protein has product MEAFLISTSVVALAEMGDKTQLLSLVLAARFRKPWPIVLGILVATLVNHALAGAVGAWITSYLGENAMRWILGLSFIAMAIWMLIPDKLDEDEVSGHSRWGVFGTTLVAFFLAEMGDKTQIATVMLAAKYNAYLWVVAGTTLGMMLANAPVVWLGDRLVKRVPIRLVHLISAVIFLMLGVLALFMPGAGVLA; this is encoded by the coding sequence ATGGAAGCCTTCCTGATCTCAACCTCCGTCGTCGCCCTTGCCGAGATGGGGGACAAGACCCAGCTGCTCTCGCTCGTGCTGGCCGCGCGTTTTCGCAAGCCCTGGCCCATCGTCCTGGGCATTCTCGTGGCCACCCTGGTCAACCATGCGCTGGCGGGGGCCGTGGGCGCCTGGATCACCAGCTACCTGGGCGAGAACGCCATGCGCTGGATCCTGGGCCTGTCCTTCATCGCCATGGCGATCTGGATGCTCATTCCCGACAAGCTCGACGAGGACGAAGTGTCCGGGCATTCGCGCTGGGGTGTCTTCGGCACCACGCTGGTGGCCTTCTTCCTGGCCGAGATGGGCGACAAGACGCAGATCGCCACCGTGATGCTGGCGGCCAAGTACAACGCCTACCTGTGGGTGGTGGCCGGCACCACGCTGGGCATGATGCTGGCCAACGCCCCCGTGGTCTGGCTGGGAGACAGGCTGGTCAAGCGTGTGCCCATCCGCTTGGTGCATCTGATCTCGGCCGTGATCTTCCTGATGCTGGGCGTGCTGGCCCTGTTCATGCCAGGAGCGGGTGTTTTGGCATAA
- a CDS encoding RNA recognition motif domain-containing protein — MGNKLYVGNLPYSFRDNDLEQAFSEFGAVNSAKVMMERDTGRSKGFGFVEMGSDAEAQAAIQGLHGQNRGGRDLVVNEARPMEPRAPRSGGFGGGFGGGGGGFGGGNRDGGYGGGRRSSY, encoded by the coding sequence ATGGGCAACAAGCTTTACGTCGGCAACCTGCCGTACTCTTTCCGTGACAACGATCTGGAGCAAGCCTTCAGCGAATTCGGCGCCGTCAACAGCGCCAAGGTGATGATGGAGCGCGACACCGGCCGTTCCAAGGGCTTCGGCTTCGTCGAAATGGGCAGCGATGCCGAAGCGCAGGCCGCCATCCAGGGCCTGCACGGCCAAAACCGTGGCGGCCGTGACCTCGTCGTCAACGAAGCCCGCCCGATGGAGCCCCGTGCTCCCCGCAGCGGCGGTTTCGGCGGCGGCTTCGGCGGCGGCGGTGGCGGCTTCGGCGGTGGCAACCGCGACGGCGGCTACGGCGGTGGCCGTCGCAGCAGCTACTGA
- a CDS encoding SDR family oxidoreductase, translated as MTTCASRPPLAFITGASSGIGQALAWHCYQQGWSLALVARRGRVMAQWAQERGLQASRFAIYEADVGEPDSIIAAALRCEQQQGLPDLVVANAGISWGVDTSLREDIDAMRKVLEVNTLGVAATFHPFIAPMVRRGSGQLVAISSVAGLRGLPGHGAYCASKAAVIAYCESLRIELRTNGVQVTTVVPGYVDTPLTRGNRYAMPFLLAPQVFAERAWRAIAAGRSLAIIPWQMAWVGRLMKILPNALFDRLLVGRKRKHRHLGNP; from the coding sequence ATGACGACCTGCGCGAGCCGGCCACCCCTGGCCTTCATCACGGGCGCATCCAGCGGCATTGGCCAGGCCTTGGCCTGGCACTGCTACCAGCAGGGCTGGTCGCTGGCCTTGGTGGCGCGGCGCGGCAGGGTGATGGCGCAATGGGCACAGGAACGAGGCCTGCAGGCCTCGCGCTTTGCCATCTACGAGGCGGATGTGGGCGAGCCCGACAGCATCATCGCCGCAGCCCTGCGCTGCGAGCAGCAGCAGGGACTGCCTGACCTGGTGGTGGCCAACGCCGGCATCAGCTGGGGCGTGGATACCTCGCTGCGCGAGGACATCGATGCCATGCGCAAGGTGCTGGAGGTCAACACACTGGGTGTCGCGGCCACCTTCCATCCTTTCATCGCGCCCATGGTTCGCCGGGGTAGCGGACAATTGGTTGCAATTTCCAGCGTGGCCGGTTTGCGTGGCCTGCCCGGACATGGTGCCTATTGCGCCAGCAAGGCCGCAGTCATTGCCTATTGCGAAAGCCTTCGCATTGAATTGCGTACCAATGGCGTGCAAGTCACCACGGTGGTGCCCGGTTATGTGGATACCCCGCTGACACGGGGTAATCGCTATGCGATGCCTTTCCTATTGGCGCCGCAGGTGTTTGCCGAAAGAGCCTGGCGCGCCATTGCAGCCGGGCGCAGCCTGGCGATCATCCCATGGCAAATGGCATGGGTGGGGCGTCTGATGAAGATTCTACCCAACGCCTTATTTGATCGGTTGCTTGTAGGACGAAAGCGCAAACATCGTCATTTGGGAAATCCATGA
- the metX gene encoding homoserine O-succinyltransferase MetX yields the protein MSFIATPRSMHFDEPLPLQGGGSIRDYDLAYETYGQLDAARSNAVLVCHALNASHHVAGTYEGQPRSEGWWDNMIGPGKPVDTNKFFVIGVNNLGSCFGSTGPMHAHPDTGRIYGADFPVVTVEDWVDAQARLLDRLGISQLAAVLGGSLGGMQALSWSLRYPDRMRHAVVVASAPNLNAENIAFNEVARRAIVTDPDFHGGHFYAHGVVPARGLRIARMIGHITYLSDDVMNQKFGRQLREGLDLKYSTQDVEFQIESYLRYQGEKFSSYFDANTYLLITRALDYFDPARSHGGDLTQALAVAKARYLLVSFTTDWRFAPARSREIVKSLLENNRDVSYAEIDAPHGHDAFLLDDPRYMQVMRSYFDGIAQETTTAAQEAE from the coding sequence ATGTCCTTCATCGCCACACCCCGATCCATGCACTTCGACGAGCCGCTGCCGCTGCAAGGTGGCGGCTCGATCCGCGACTACGACCTCGCCTACGAGACCTACGGCCAGCTCGATGCCGCGCGCAGCAACGCCGTGCTGGTCTGCCATGCGCTCAACGCTTCCCACCATGTGGCCGGCACCTACGAGGGCCAGCCCAGGAGCGAGGGCTGGTGGGACAACATGATCGGCCCCGGCAAGCCCGTGGACACGAACAAGTTCTTCGTGATCGGCGTGAACAATCTGGGCTCGTGCTTCGGCTCCACGGGCCCCATGCACGCGCATCCCGACACCGGCAGGATCTATGGCGCCGACTTCCCCGTGGTGACGGTGGAGGACTGGGTCGATGCCCAGGCCCGGCTGCTCGACCGGCTGGGCATTTCGCAGCTGGCGGCCGTGCTGGGCGGCAGCCTGGGCGGCATGCAGGCGCTGTCCTGGTCGCTGCGCTACCCCGACCGCATGCGCCATGCCGTGGTCGTGGCCAGCGCACCCAACCTCAATGCCGAGAACATCGCCTTCAACGAGGTGGCGCGGCGCGCCATCGTCACCGACCCGGACTTCCACGGCGGCCATTTCTACGCGCATGGCGTGGTGCCGGCGCGCGGCCTGCGCATCGCCCGCATGATCGGCCACATCACCTACCTGAGCGACGACGTCATGAACCAGAAGTTCGGCCGCCAGTTGAGGGAAGGACTGGACCTGAAGTACAGCACCCAGGACGTGGAGTTCCAGATCGAGAGCTATCTGCGCTACCAGGGCGAGAAGTTCAGCAGCTACTTCGACGCCAACACCTACCTGCTGATCACGCGCGCGCTGGACTATTTCGATCCGGCGCGCAGCCATGGCGGCGACCTGACCCAGGCCCTGGCCGTGGCCAAGGCCCGCTACCTGCTGGTGAGCTTCACCACCGACTGGCGCTTCGCGCCCGCGCGCAGCCGCGAGATCGTCAAGTCGCTGCTGGAGAACAACCGCGACGTCAGCTATGCCGAGATCGATGCGCCCCACGGGCACGACGCCTTCCTGCTCGACGACCCCCGCTACATGCAGGTGATGCGCTCCTACTTCGACGGCATCGCCCAGGAAACCACGACAGCCGCCCAGGAGGCCGAATGA
- a CDS encoding Crp/Fnr family transcriptional regulator translates to MSSSSHNDLRPLAQAMSSAVAVDGVQNALTLEQWDLLAPYLVPVTLAAGELLFAEGSLDRNLYFVESGSLSVHYQDAKERIRLAIVGPGSILGEGAFFAHRARHATVQAAAPGRLWCLTAMRFAELSNRQPGVALALVMAAGQVLARRAVDSRRRVAST, encoded by the coding sequence ATGTCTTCTTCCTCCCACAATGATTTGCGGCCTCTGGCCCAGGCCATGTCGTCGGCCGTGGCTGTCGACGGTGTGCAGAACGCGCTGACCCTGGAGCAATGGGATCTGCTGGCGCCCTACCTGGTGCCGGTGACGCTGGCGGCGGGCGAGTTGCTGTTCGCCGAGGGGTCGCTGGATCGCAACCTGTATTTCGTGGAATCCGGCAGCCTTAGCGTGCACTACCAGGATGCCAAGGAGCGCATCCGTCTGGCCATCGTCGGGCCTGGCTCCATCCTGGGCGAGGGGGCCTTCTTCGCCCACCGTGCACGCCATGCTACCGTGCAGGCCGCCGCCCCCGGGCGCCTGTGGTGCCTGACGGCCATGCGCTTCGCCGAGCTCAGCAATCGCCAGCCCGGTGTGGCGCTGGCGCTGGTGATGGCCGCCGGGCAGGTCCTGGCCCGCCGCGCGGTGGACAGCCGCCGCCGTGTGGCCAGCACCTGA
- a CDS encoding RNA recognition motif domain-containing protein yields MGNKLYVGNLPYGVRDNDLEQVFSQFGAVTSARVMMERDTGRSKGFGFVEMGSDAEAQAAVQGMNGQPLGGRSLVVNEARPMEPRPPRSGGFGGGGGGGGYGRGEGGGGYGGGGRGDGGGYGRGGDGGDRGGYGRGDGGGGYGGRGDGGFRSPYGSGPRNGGRGGWGNNNNNGE; encoded by the coding sequence ATGGGCAATAAGCTTTACGTCGGCAACCTTCCCTACGGTGTGCGTGACAACGACTTGGAGCAGGTGTTCAGCCAGTTCGGCGCTGTAACCAGCGCCCGTGTCATGATGGAGCGCGACACCGGCCGCTCCAAGGGATTCGGCTTTGTCGAGATGGGCAGCGATGCCGAAGCACAGGCCGCCGTCCAAGGCATGAATGGCCAGCCACTGGGCGGACGCAGTCTCGTGGTGAACGAAGCACGTCCCATGGAGCCCCGCCCCCCGCGCTCCGGCGGCTTCGGCGGCGGCGGTGGTGGTGGCGGCTATGGCCGTGGCGAGGGTGGCGGCGGCTACGGCGGCGGTGGCCGTGGTGACGGCGGCGGCTACGGGCGCGGCGGTGACGGTGGCGACCGCGGCGGCTATGGCCGTGGCGATGGCGGAGGTGGCTACGGCGGCCGCGGCGATGGGGGCTTTCGCAGCCCCTACGGCTCGGGTCCGCGCAATGGCGGCCGCGGTGGCTGGGGCAACAACAATAACAACGGGGAATGA